A genome region from Triticum aestivum cultivar Chinese Spring chromosome 2B, IWGSC CS RefSeq v2.1, whole genome shotgun sequence includes the following:
- the LOC123041848 gene encoding uncharacterized protein yields the protein MKQQGNRLQASASPPLPSDHSRPTLPPPTATPGEEHPPPALPTAEAAQATASAMVGKGNRPTRFSGAAASSSSQGVGRAVQPFSSDHVDYLVERKKWDDLETYLMQYMATLQPLQSHPMVFLRIRMCRVIDMIDQNKFADAEVYFRDQMVSLFKKMIEQGPGTLRNASISSLSDGLKYINDCLTSKQRSHHPYTSLLMTKLVVNDYMRLYLPKEIEYKNPRKRDGLWAFAFSLESKSATKPTFRCLACSLKVFSSATIQDIQLHLEQCPGMSSPYVTELFEYFKTIKHLSAGKQPAQVAKAGGKRQRVDSTAAAGNSFNADTQYSFPDLQREVQGAEELFTEIDNEVHEVVDMYNDMGTKVGTILGLFDRLRPKFKKMKGLACVGHSGVPSVAAVTHLVATEPISTRDDEGADDTAANNAIVDETKAVSATQVQSDGNCFSDEVMSLHEIPRSASDPVYELADVKEVCGFFVGGFH from the exons ATGAAGCAACAGGGGAACCGGCTGCAAGCATCGGCTTCCCCGCCGCTGCCCTCGGACCACTCGCGGCCGACGCTGCCGCCGCCCACCGCCACCCCGGGAGAAGAGCACCCGCCGCCGGCGCTGCCCACCGCGGAGGCGGCTCAAGCAACGGCCAGCGCGATGGTGGGGAAGGGCAACCGGCCGACGCGCTTCTCCGGCGCCGCGGCATCCTCGTCTTCGCAGG GTGTGGGCAGGGCAGTGCAACCTTTCAGCAGCGACCATGTGGATTATCTGGTTGAAAGAAAGAAGTGGGATGATCTTGAGACCTATCTGATGCAGTATATGGCTACCTTACAGCCATTGCAATCTCATCCGATGGTTTTCTTGCGAATCCGGATGTGTCGTGTGATCGATATGATTGACCAAAACAAGTTCGCTGATGCTGAAGTGTATTTCCGAGATCAAATGGTGAGCCTCTTCAAGAAAATGATTGAGCAAGGACCAGGTACTCTCAGGAATGCTAGCATTTCTAGCTTATCTGATGGCCTGAAGTACATCAATGACTGTCTCACCTCAAAGCAAAG ATCACATCACCCATACACCAGTTTACTTATGACAAAGCTTGTGGTAAATGATTATATGAGACTGTACTTGCCCAAGGAGATTGA GTACAAGAATCCTCGTAAGAGGGATGGCTTGTGGGCCTTTGCTTTTTCTCTGGAATCGAAGTCTGCGACTAAACCCACATTCAGGTGTCTAGCTTGCAGCTTGAAGGTCTTCAGTTCAGCAACTATCCAAGACATTCAGTTGCACCTAGAACAGTGCCCTGGAATGAGTTCCCCATATGTTACAGAATTGTTTGAATACTTCAAAACCATAAAGCATTTGAGTGCTGGGAAGCAACCTGCACAAGTAGCAAAGGCTGGTGGGAAGAGGCAACGGGTTGATTCCACCGCAGCAGCTGGTAACTCCTTCAATGCTGATACGCAGTATTCCTTTCCAGATCTACAAAGAGAG GTGCAAGGTGCCGAAGAACTATTCACAGAGATTGATAATGAAGTGCATGAAGTAGTTGACATGTACAATGACATGGGAACAAAGGTGGGAACAATTCTTGGGTTGTTCGATAGGTTGAGACCCAAATTCAAGAAGATGAAAGGTCTGGCATGTGTTGGTCATTCAGGTGTGCCTTCTGTAGCAGCAG TCACACATCTTGTTGCTACGGAACCCATCTCCACAAGGGACGATGAAGGTGCAGATGATACTGCTGCAAACAATGCGATCGTCGATGAAACAAAGGCTGTGAGTGCTACCCAAGTTCAGTCCGATGGCAACTGTTTTTCTGATGAAGTGATGAGCCTACACGAAATTCCCAGGAGTGCCAGTGATCCAGTATATGAACTGGCTGATGTTAAAGAAGTGTGCGGGTTCTTCGTGGGGGGGTTccactga